From the genome of Gracilibacillus salitolerans, one region includes:
- a CDS encoding sugar phosphate isomerase/epimerase family protein: MKFSVFTVMTPDVTPAQVITYLKETGYDGVEWRFKETPNDIKQETPSFWRNNLCTISPDVTERELTDLLAWTKDYGLENTSVTPYLTAGDIAATERVLQVAQKLRASSIRVGVPKYNRSQNYHDLYQEGIRYLSEVEQMCKHYQVKGLVETHHNTITPSAALAYKLVHQFDPDYIGVLYDPGNMVKEGYENHRMGMELLGPYLAHVHVKNASWEIIGQQADGSTQWEANWCLLEKGVVDWQQVFSDLKAVGYDGYIGMEDFSGVLSTKASLQHNIDRIKAIITS; encoded by the coding sequence ATGAAATTTTCTGTATTTACAGTCATGACACCAGATGTTACACCAGCACAAGTGATTACTTATTTAAAAGAAACGGGATACGACGGAGTAGAATGGCGATTTAAAGAAACACCAAATGATATAAAACAAGAAACACCAAGCTTTTGGCGCAATAATTTATGTACGATTTCCCCGGACGTAACAGAACGAGAATTGACTGACTTATTAGCATGGACGAAAGATTATGGTCTGGAAAATACTAGTGTCACGCCTTACTTAACAGCTGGAGATATAGCTGCAACTGAGCGTGTATTACAAGTCGCTCAAAAACTAAGAGCATCATCCATTCGTGTAGGTGTTCCAAAATACAATCGATCTCAAAATTATCATGATCTATATCAAGAAGGAATTCGTTATTTATCAGAAGTAGAGCAAATGTGTAAGCATTATCAAGTGAAGGGTCTTGTAGAAACCCATCATAACACCATAACACCAAGTGCAGCTCTGGCCTATAAGTTAGTTCACCAGTTTGATCCAGATTATATTGGTGTTTTATATGATCCAGGTAACATGGTCAAAGAAGGATATGAAAACCATCGCATGGGAATGGAATTGTTAGGACCATACTTAGCGCATGTTCATGTAAAAAATGCTAGTTGGGAAATAATCGGCCAACAGGCGGATGGATCGACTCAATGGGAAGCAAATTGGTGTTTGTTAGAAAAAGGAGTAGTAGATTGGCAACAAGTTTTTTCTGATCTAAAAGCTGTTGGATATGATGGATACATTGGCATGGAAGACTTTAGTGGGGTTTTATCAACAAAAGCTTCGCTACAACACAATATTGACCGAATTAAGGCGATAATAACTAGTTAA
- a CDS encoding Gfo/Idh/MocA family protein: MQHVRIGIIGVGTMGKRHATYLQDQLITGASLTAVLETDAERVGFLRDHLNKSVRVFTDEETFFTSGLIDAVIIATPHYDHSRLAIKAFEHGLHVLCEKPAGVYTKQVREMNEAAQQSGKIFSMMYNQRTNPLYQKLRDLIQTGELGNIRRINWIITTWYRSQSYYDSGGWRATWAGEGGGVLINQCPHQLDLWQWMTGMMPKRIRAFCYFGKHRDIEVEDEVTAFAEYENGATGVFITTTSEAPGTNRLEITGDRGKVVVENGKLDFWRLRVSEPEFNQTYQGGFGTPESWRVDIPIKGKETAHPGITQNFIDAILKGTELLAPGEEGIKGLSLSNAMQLSAWLDDWVNLPIDEELYYQYLQDKIKNSKVKKTDNNIALHVEGSY; the protein is encoded by the coding sequence ATGCAACATGTCCGAATTGGTATTATTGGTGTAGGGACAATGGGAAAAAGACATGCCACATATTTGCAAGATCAACTAATTACAGGGGCATCACTAACAGCCGTACTGGAAACTGATGCAGAACGGGTTGGATTTTTAAGAGACCATTTGAATAAGAGTGTACGGGTTTTTACTGATGAAGAGACTTTTTTTACGTCCGGATTAATCGATGCAGTGATTATTGCAACACCTCATTATGACCATAGCCGTTTAGCGATCAAGGCATTTGAACACGGTCTTCATGTCTTGTGCGAAAAACCAGCAGGAGTGTATACCAAGCAAGTACGTGAGATGAATGAAGCTGCTCAGCAAAGTGGAAAGATATTTTCGATGATGTACAATCAACGCACGAATCCACTTTATCAAAAATTACGTGACTTAATTCAAACAGGAGAATTAGGAAATATTCGTCGGATAAATTGGATTATTACGACATGGTACAGGTCACAAAGCTACTATGATTCTGGTGGTTGGCGAGCAACATGGGCTGGTGAAGGAGGAGGCGTTTTAATTAATCAATGCCCACACCAATTAGATCTATGGCAATGGATGACAGGGATGATGCCAAAACGAATACGAGCGTTTTGTTACTTTGGAAAGCATCGGGATATTGAAGTAGAAGATGAAGTAACCGCATTTGCAGAATATGAAAATGGGGCGACAGGCGTGTTTATTACAACTACTTCGGAGGCACCAGGGACAAATCGACTGGAAATAACAGGGGATCGAGGAAAAGTAGTTGTAGAAAACGGAAAATTAGATTTTTGGAGATTACGTGTTTCTGAACCTGAATTTAATCAAACCTACCAAGGAGGATTTGGAACTCCTGAGAGCTGGAGAGTAGATATACCTATAAAAGGGAAAGAGACGGCACATCCAGGTATTACGCAGAATTTCATCGATGCCATTTTAAAAGGGACAGAACTGTTGGCTCCAGGTGAAGAAGGAATTAAAGGACTATCTCTCTCCAATGCAATGCAACTGTCTGCTTGGCTAGATGATTGGGTGAACCTGCCAATTGATGAAGAGCTTTATTATCAGTATTTACAGGATAAAATCAAAAACTCTAAGGTGAAAAAAACCGATAATAATATTGCCTTACATGTAGAAGGAAGCTATTAG
- a CDS encoding AraC family transcriptional regulator, which translates to MLRDSHLQMLWTARVDYESGSGVNQHKHDQFYQVLLILSGKGKTVIDEKSYPLTKGQIYLFHRGILHQFSFTEPAITIDFKFRILNKEMEQMLRKKNMVGDCPADELEELKKWYQIARTVDHCSDQYKLSRIDAGFKSTFISLLAQFGESESSSHARYTTFENRQGLPLSLTPTQHPIVSYVEKYYAQKINLKQLANRFNYNPHYIIKIFQEQVGMSPIQYLQEIRIHHACYYLEYSSMSVSEIAQQIGMTPPYFSRLFHKRLGMSPSTYRDYLVDFIGKDIVFSDNFTNKWRIVKQE; encoded by the coding sequence ATGTTACGCGATAGTCATTTACAGATGTTGTGGACAGCAAGGGTGGATTATGAATCTGGATCAGGTGTCAATCAACATAAGCATGATCAATTCTACCAAGTATTACTCATCCTTTCAGGCAAAGGAAAGACCGTAATCGATGAGAAGTCATATCCATTAACTAAGGGACAGATCTATTTATTCCACCGAGGCATTCTACATCAATTCAGCTTCACAGAACCTGCTATAACGATAGATTTTAAATTTCGAATTTTAAATAAAGAAATGGAACAAATGCTGAGGAAAAAGAATATGGTCGGGGACTGCCCGGCGGACGAATTGGAAGAACTGAAGAAATGGTATCAAATAGCAAGAACAGTTGATCATTGTTCAGATCAGTATAAACTATCCAGAATTGATGCAGGGTTTAAAAGTACGTTTATTTCATTACTTGCTCAATTTGGAGAAAGTGAAAGTTCATCACATGCTAGATATACTACATTTGAAAATAGACAAGGGTTACCGTTATCCTTAACACCCACACAACACCCCATCGTCAGTTATGTAGAGAAATATTATGCACAAAAAATCAATTTAAAACAATTAGCTAATCGTTTTAATTACAATCCACACTATATTATAAAAATATTTCAGGAACAGGTTGGAATGTCGCCGATCCAATACTTGCAAGAAATTCGTATCCATCATGCATGTTATTATCTGGAGTATTCGAGTATGTCTGTATCTGAAATAGCCCAGCAAATTGGTATGACTCCACCATACTTTTCTCGGTTATTTCATAAAAGACTTGGAATGTCCCCGAGCACATATAGAGATTACCTTGTGGATTTCATAGGTAAAGATATTGTGTTTTCCGATAATTTTACGAATAAATGGAGGATCGTCAAACAAGAATAA
- a CDS encoding zinc-dependent alcohol dehydrogenase has product MVKRMSVPPMELVESNGPGTQKCAVMKDVEDIKIKRAKIPEPKEGEIRVKIKWVGICGSDLEVFRGDREPEFISYPTRLGHEVAGVIDKVGENVTGIREGDQVALRYVWGAFAEYVCCKPFSVKVLPQDFPLIEGSLIEVLPGVIHAAEIADISPNKDVLIMGQGVSGLILTQVISLFSPRNLVVTDLFEEKLALGKKYGATHTYKIPTPSTKTVDIIKDDFPDGFDIVVPALLEGDGMVDAIDVAAQNGKIVMYGCIGTCNQSIDFFKVHKKRLDIFSTEPKRDIDNRRYFDQSLQLVLDGLVNTKEMITDVFSLDQVADAFALRNEPKGDTLHVMIDCETIKE; this is encoded by the coding sequence ATGGTAAAAAGAATGTCAGTACCTCCCATGGAATTAGTAGAATCAAATGGTCCAGGTACACAGAAATGTGCTGTGATGAAGGATGTTGAAGATATAAAAATCAAGCGTGCAAAAATACCAGAGCCAAAAGAAGGAGAAATAAGAGTAAAGATCAAGTGGGTTGGTATTTGTGGAAGTGATCTGGAAGTATTTCGGGGGGATAGAGAACCTGAATTTATCAGTTACCCAACCCGATTAGGTCATGAGGTGGCCGGTGTAATTGATAAAGTTGGAGAAAATGTGACTGGAATAAGAGAAGGAGATCAGGTAGCACTTCGTTATGTCTGGGGAGCATTTGCGGAGTATGTGTGTTGTAAGCCATTTTCAGTGAAAGTACTTCCGCAAGATTTTCCGTTGATAGAAGGGTCGCTAATCGAAGTACTTCCAGGTGTGATACATGCAGCAGAAATTGCAGATATTTCTCCTAATAAGGATGTGTTAATCATGGGGCAAGGTGTTAGTGGACTTATACTTACACAGGTTATTAGTTTGTTTAGCCCGCGAAATTTAGTTGTAACAGACTTATTTGAGGAGAAATTAGCGTTGGGGAAAAAGTACGGTGCTACCCATACGTATAAAATTCCTACTCCAAGTACAAAAACAGTAGATATTATAAAAGATGATTTTCCAGATGGTTTTGATATTGTTGTCCCTGCACTACTTGAAGGAGATGGAATGGTGGATGCTATTGATGTAGCGGCGCAAAATGGAAAGATAGTAATGTATGGTTGTATAGGTACATGCAATCAATCGATTGACTTCTTTAAAGTACACAAAAAACGATTAGATATTTTTTCCACTGAACCGAAACGTGATATAGATAATCGGCGATATTTTGATCAAAGTCTTCAATTGGTCTTAGATGGACTAGTCAATACCAAAGAAATGATCACCGATGTTTTCTCACTTGATCAAGTTGCAGATGCATTTGCCTTACGAAATGAACCAAAAGGAGATACATTACACGTAATGATTGACTGTGAAACTATCAAGGAATAA
- a CDS encoding methyl-accepting chemotaxis protein encodes MEVNVEQYHPIIQAFVRVGPFLQTLINDDITIGIYDAEKLIINYPAQNFSLNVQPGDPLMDGDIVTKAIRENKNQAAAVPSELFGVHLIARAIPLHDEEGNVIGGVGVGQSIADAQKLNETSSNLSTVMDDVTKTVEDMANAINTLSTDIHQVSDRANTVSNSAETIEKMSNVVKEIAEQSNLLGLNASIESARAGEHGKGFAVVADEIRKMANNSKEQVNEIQSITNEIKNAISNLNERIQNVNEQSDSQAASIQELTATMEEVNSNVQVLADLAEKNVAVKEN; translated from the coding sequence ATGGAAGTCAACGTAGAACAGTATCATCCAATAATACAGGCTTTTGTTAGAGTAGGCCCATTTTTACAAACGCTCATTAATGACGATATTACCATTGGCATTTATGATGCAGAAAAATTAATCATTAATTACCCTGCTCAAAATTTTTCTCTCAATGTTCAGCCTGGTGATCCCTTAATGGATGGAGATATTGTGACAAAAGCAATTAGAGAGAATAAAAATCAAGCGGCTGCTGTTCCGTCTGAATTATTTGGAGTACATTTAATTGCTAGGGCAATTCCCTTGCATGATGAGGAAGGTAACGTAATTGGTGGAGTCGGAGTTGGACAAAGTATTGCAGATGCACAAAAATTAAATGAAACATCAAGCAATCTTTCGACAGTGATGGATGATGTCACAAAAACAGTGGAAGATATGGCAAATGCCATTAATACACTTTCCACTGATATTCATCAGGTTTCTGACAGAGCCAACACAGTTAGTAACAGTGCGGAAACCATTGAGAAGATGTCTAATGTGGTTAAAGAAATTGCGGAGCAAAGTAATTTGTTAGGACTTAATGCTTCTATAGAATCTGCTCGTGCCGGCGAGCATGGTAAAGGCTTTGCAGTGGTAGCAGATGAAATTAGAAAGATGGCAAATAACTCAAAAGAACAAGTGAATGAAATTCAATCGATAACGAATGAGATAAAGAATGCTATAAGTAATCTAAACGAACGTATCCAAAATGTGAACGAGCAATCTGACTCACAAGCAGCATCTATTCAAGAACTAACAGCAACAATGGAGGAAGTTAACTCCAATGTTCAAGTGTTAGCAGATCTTGCAGAGAAGAACGTAGCAGTAAAAGAAAACTAG
- a CDS encoding aldehyde dehydrogenase family protein has translation MLDFQTLHSQYIDGSWREGKSSLKMENKNPYNGEVLAGYQAANIEDVEIAYQSAKRVQKDWEAVNPAVKREIFEKAVLVIEEKHESIAQIITKEIGGTRLKAEFEIGLVKNMLKEAATFPLRMEGKILPSVTDGKENRVYRVPIGVVGVISPFNFPFFLSMKSVAPALAAGNGVVLKPHEHTVITGGTMIAKIFEEAGLPKGLLNVVTTEISEIGDAFVEHPIPKSISFTGSTQVGRHIGSVAGKHLKEVHLELGGNSGLIVLDDADIDLAVSAAVFSRFTHQGQICMSANRIIIHEAVYDNFVEKYLAKVSELTCGDPNDDKTIIGPLINEKQVEATSKLIEEGIKEGATPLIKGEIRGNIVEPVVFGNVTKEMQIAKEEIFAPVVSLIKAASDQEIIEIVNDTTYGLSGAVHTENIERGAQLAKQMETGMIHINDGTINDEPNVAFGGMKNSGVGRLNGEWSLDAFTTTKWISIQHHRKQFPYS, from the coding sequence GTGTTAGATTTTCAAACTTTACATAGTCAATATATCGATGGTAGTTGGAGAGAAGGAAAGAGCAGTCTTAAGATGGAAAATAAAAACCCTTATAATGGTGAGGTTTTGGCAGGCTATCAAGCAGCAAATATAGAAGATGTTGAAATAGCTTATCAATCAGCTAAGAGAGTCCAAAAAGATTGGGAAGCAGTGAATCCAGCTGTCAAACGTGAAATTTTTGAAAAAGCTGTTCTTGTCATAGAAGAAAAACATGAATCAATCGCTCAAATCATTACCAAAGAAATTGGTGGTACTCGGTTAAAGGCTGAATTTGAAATTGGTCTTGTGAAGAATATGTTGAAGGAAGCGGCAACCTTTCCTTTGCGGATGGAAGGGAAAATTCTCCCTTCTGTTACGGATGGTAAGGAAAATAGAGTGTATCGTGTACCGATAGGTGTCGTAGGTGTGATCAGCCCGTTTAATTTCCCGTTCTTTTTATCGATGAAATCTGTTGCTCCAGCTTTAGCAGCAGGAAATGGAGTTGTGTTAAAGCCGCATGAACATACCGTAATTACTGGTGGAACCATGATTGCGAAAATTTTCGAGGAAGCAGGATTACCAAAAGGATTATTAAATGTGGTAACAACGGAGATATCTGAAATTGGTGATGCATTTGTAGAACATCCTATTCCAAAATCAATATCGTTTACTGGCTCTACACAAGTTGGTCGGCATATCGGTAGTGTAGCCGGTAAACATTTAAAGGAAGTACATTTGGAATTAGGAGGAAATAGTGGATTAATCGTACTTGATGACGCAGATATTGATTTAGCGGTGAGTGCTGCTGTGTTTAGTCGTTTTACACATCAAGGGCAAATTTGTATGTCTGCCAATCGTATTATTATTCATGAAGCAGTGTATGATAACTTTGTTGAGAAGTACTTAGCGAAAGTTTCGGAGTTAACTTGTGGAGATCCAAATGACGATAAAACAATTATTGGCCCACTTATCAATGAAAAGCAAGTAGAAGCTACTTCCAAACTTATTGAAGAAGGTATTAAAGAAGGTGCAACCCCTCTGATTAAAGGGGAGATTCGAGGCAACATCGTAGAACCTGTTGTTTTCGGTAATGTTACAAAAGAAATGCAAATTGCTAAGGAAGAAATTTTTGCACCAGTTGTTAGTTTAATAAAAGCTGCTAGTGATCAAGAAATAATTGAAATCGTTAATGACACGACATATGGATTAAGTGGTGCTGTCCACACAGAAAATATCGAAAGAGGAGCACAACTTGCCAAACAAATGGAAACAGGTATGATTCACATTAATGATGGTACGATTAATGATGAACCAAATGTTGCTTTTGGAGGCATGAAAAATTCTGGTGTTGGAAGATTAAACGGGGAATGGAGTTTAGACGCCTTTACGACAACAAAGTGGATTTCGATTCAACATCATCGAAAACAGTTTCCGTATTCGTGA
- a CDS encoding chondroitinase-B domain-containing protein has protein sequence MKQTAMYTSGIKRSFYLTLLFFISIFMFLFLPTIMKAENNDSVLHLDFEEGTESFNLNESVEIVDGIAQATIPNPTEYQFARVMVTPVNSNDSLFSVESTQNKVSYRIKVTGHEAAEVDYIAFRLKGTNNTQTFITLHRDIELDQWYEGEFTLNEMTASDGKNKFSIGDEITEVRSDAKNHIEEENPITIHVDYMHIDPPNPEDEKDPDVIELEQTLQNQVANAQPGDEIIVPNGTYQDFEATLTGNGVENNPITIKAETPGEVIFTGNVHITLMGDYLTFRDFHFDQANPSGHNYVLGLSGLSHSRITGNFFHNSGPTDPYAGVIRVRNNSQYNRIDHNTLKGNVSMGIAIRVNDNNNLENQYNKIDHNYFKDIPEVNEIYPEEGNNGLESIQIGQGYGYEQVDVYTTVESNLFENIIGDGSEIISNKTANNVYRDNTFKNSDSGFTLRFGANNTVEENVFLRTKFGIRVTDENQTINNNYMYQVGQGIRVLAGRHDAEAEQERQMNYIPVQHATISNNVIMYPTSQAIVVGDGFSFNPSSQYTYYEPKDSMITNNRIVLNEGEAIHQVIGENIHYENNRVELIGNDAAIGNIETGLQKQKLKMNYDSNSQIYHTKKGKDHPIPLTISDVGPTNKWWLKGLKETSDQLETIDQSSINENTVTNLIKKNSEIQVNGHPSKLIPHVLEGKDYVAFDIKASNDDFPVWDTLKMTLFEEHGVEEWSAEIGSISEQWHHVIIPLEEFYLSSFVNGNTFKDKRELHSMKLQTLSGIDVEVKNFSTGQFHTEDFTINEDNIQLGIGVDKNLSDLVTHATYKGGYQATISAEEIIWEAMDEDLLTINKRTLSAVGETGESAITATYRNRTIEIPVEIIIQTIINVEASDEPQPENSKENTIDGDLSTRWSAEGEQWIMYELREELLINQVQLAWMSGDERKSYFDIEVSTDGSSWTEVFSGENSGETIELETYSFEEIPAKYVRIIGHGNSENNWNSLTEVLIPEIED, from the coding sequence ATGAAACAAACGGCTATGTATACCTCTGGGATCAAGCGATCATTTTATTTGACACTGTTGTTCTTTATAAGCATTTTTATGTTTCTTTTTTTACCAACCATTATGAAAGCAGAAAACAATGATAGTGTTCTTCATCTTGACTTTGAAGAAGGTACAGAGAGTTTTAATCTTAATGAAAGTGTCGAAATAGTCGACGGAATAGCTCAAGCTACTATACCAAATCCGACAGAATACCAATTTGCTCGAGTAATGGTAACTCCTGTTAACAGTAACGATTCACTCTTTTCCGTTGAAAGCACTCAAAATAAGGTAAGCTATCGTATTAAAGTCACAGGGCATGAAGCTGCTGAAGTAGACTACATCGCTTTTCGTTTGAAAGGAACCAATAATACGCAAACCTTTATCACTTTACACAGAGACATTGAATTGGATCAATGGTATGAAGGAGAATTTACCTTAAATGAAATGACTGCTAGTGATGGTAAAAACAAATTTTCCATTGGGGATGAAATAACGGAGGTTCGATCAGATGCAAAAAACCATATCGAGGAAGAAAATCCAATAACCATCCATGTGGACTATATGCATATCGATCCACCAAATCCTGAGGATGAAAAAGATCCAGACGTTATCGAACTGGAACAAACATTACAAAATCAAGTTGCTAACGCTCAACCAGGAGATGAAATCATCGTACCAAATGGAACTTATCAAGATTTCGAAGCCACTTTAACAGGAAATGGTGTAGAAAATAACCCGATAACAATCAAAGCTGAAACACCAGGTGAGGTTATATTTACCGGTAATGTCCATATTACATTAATGGGAGACTACCTTACATTCAGAGATTTCCATTTTGATCAGGCTAATCCTTCAGGTCACAATTATGTTCTCGGGTTAAGCGGTTTATCCCATAGCCGTATTACAGGAAACTTTTTTCATAATTCTGGCCCAACAGATCCATATGCTGGTGTGATTCGGGTTCGAAACAATTCTCAATATAATCGAATCGACCATAATACGTTAAAAGGAAATGTATCCATGGGTATCGCCATACGAGTAAATGACAATAACAACCTTGAAAACCAATATAACAAAATTGATCATAACTATTTTAAAGATATCCCGGAAGTAAATGAAATATATCCTGAGGAAGGGAATAATGGCTTGGAATCTATTCAAATTGGGCAAGGTTATGGATATGAACAAGTAGACGTCTATACAACGGTCGAATCCAATCTTTTTGAGAATATTATTGGCGATGGTTCAGAAATTATTAGTAATAAGACAGCCAATAATGTCTATCGCGACAATACCTTCAAAAACTCTGATTCTGGTTTTACGCTACGCTTCGGGGCTAACAATACCGTAGAAGAGAACGTTTTCCTTCGTACAAAATTCGGTATTCGTGTAACAGACGAAAATCAAACGATTAATAATAATTATATGTATCAAGTAGGGCAAGGAATTCGTGTCCTAGCTGGACGCCATGACGCAGAAGCTGAACAGGAAAGACAAATGAACTATATTCCTGTTCAACACGCTACTATATCGAATAACGTTATCATGTATCCTACTTCCCAAGCAATTGTGGTAGGTGATGGATTCAGTTTTAATCCTTCTTCCCAGTACACCTATTACGAACCAAAAGATAGTATGATCACGAATAATCGTATTGTTCTAAATGAAGGGGAAGCCATTCATCAGGTAATTGGTGAAAACATTCATTATGAGAATAACCGGGTTGAATTAATTGGAAATGATGCAGCGATCGGTAATATAGAGACTGGTCTCCAAAAGCAGAAATTAAAAATGAACTACGATTCCAATTCACAAATTTATCATACGAAAAAAGGGAAAGATCATCCCATTCCATTAACCATTTCAGATGTTGGTCCAACAAATAAATGGTGGTTGAAAGGACTAAAAGAAACGTCTGATCAATTAGAAACAATTGACCAATCATCCATTAATGAGAACACAGTCACTAATTTAATTAAAAAGAACTCAGAAATACAAGTAAATGGACACCCGTCCAAACTTATTCCACATGTATTAGAAGGAAAAGATTATGTTGCTTTTGATATTAAGGCGAGTAATGATGATTTTCCGGTCTGGGACACATTAAAAATGACATTGTTTGAAGAACATGGAGTCGAAGAATGGAGCGCGGAAATTGGGTCTATTTCTGAACAATGGCACCATGTGATCATACCTTTGGAAGAATTTTACCTATCTAGTTTTGTTAATGGCAATACGTTTAAAGATAAACGTGAATTACATTCGATGAAGCTTCAAACATTATCAGGAATTGATGTTGAAGTTAAAAACTTTAGCACCGGACAATTTCACACCGAGGATTTTACAATTAATGAGGATAACATTCAACTTGGCATAGGCGTTGATAAGAATTTGTCTGATCTTGTTACACATGCTACCTATAAAGGAGGTTATCAGGCCACAATATCTGCTGAAGAAATTATATGGGAAGCAATGGATGAAGACCTATTAACAATCAACAAAAGAACTTTAAGCGCTGTTGGAGAAACGGGAGAATCAGCAATAACAGCTACTTATCGTAATAGGACCATTGAAATCCCCGTTGAGATTATCATCCAAACGATTATAAACGTGGAAGCTAGTGATGAACCACAACCAGAAAACAGCAAAGAAAATACGATTGATGGTGATTTATCTACACGTTGGTCAGCAGAAGGCGAACAATGGATTATGTACGAATTACGTGAAGAACTGCTTATTAACCAAGTACAACTTGCCTGGATGAGCGGTGATGAACGAAAATCCTATTTTGATATTGAGGTTTCCACCGATGGCAGCTCTTGGACCGAAGTATTCAGTGGCGAAAATAGTGGTGAAACCATCGAGTTAGAAACCTATTCCTTTGAAGAAATACCTGCAAAATATGTAAGGATTATTGGCCACGGTAATTCGGAAAATAATTGGAATAGCTTGACGGAAGTGTTAATTCCAGAGATCGAGGACTAA
- a CDS encoding hydroxyacid dehydrogenase translates to MKAMYIMSDKSFDLVYPPKIRQEIESLVEVMEPLLTPAMLQEDYTVLNDIDVILSGWGGPRIDHRLLQHAPQLKAVFYAAGSLKKMVTDEMWDKNIIITNAVHANAVPVMEFTVSQILFCLKNGWQFVRDIQRDKIYPSKPYDIFGSFGSTVGIISLSTIGKGVCELLKQFDLKVIAYDPFANQEEAKELGVELCDLEDIFQLSDIVSLHTPLLEETRGLITGEHFQMLKPNACFINTARGAIVKENEMIQVLNQRQDITAILDVTDPEPPDQNSLLYYLPNIVLTPHLAGSQGAECARMGYYMFLELERYVNNRPLQWQVFREEFQRQA, encoded by the coding sequence ATGAAAGCAATGTATATCATGAGTGATAAATCTTTTGATTTAGTCTATCCACCCAAAATAAGACAGGAAATTGAATCATTAGTAGAAGTGATGGAACCACTACTTACACCAGCAATGCTACAAGAAGATTACACGGTGTTAAATGATATTGATGTGATTTTATCCGGCTGGGGCGGACCTAGAATAGATCATCGATTACTCCAACATGCACCTCAATTGAAAGCTGTTTTTTATGCGGCTGGTTCATTAAAGAAGATGGTAACAGATGAAATGTGGGATAAAAATATAATCATAACCAATGCAGTCCATGCGAATGCTGTTCCAGTTATGGAATTTACAGTGTCACAAATTTTATTTTGTCTCAAAAATGGCTGGCAGTTTGTTAGAGATATTCAACGGGATAAAATCTACCCAAGCAAACCCTATGATATCTTCGGTAGCTTCGGAAGTACAGTTGGTATTATTTCTCTAAGTACGATTGGTAAAGGGGTTTGTGAATTATTAAAACAATTTGATCTAAAGGTAATTGCTTACGACCCATTCGCTAATCAAGAAGAAGCTAAAGAGTTAGGGGTAGAACTATGTGATCTCGAAGATATTTTTCAACTATCAGATATTGTTTCTTTGCATACGCCGTTACTTGAAGAGACAAGAGGGTTAATTACGGGGGAGCATTTCCAAATGTTAAAGCCTAATGCTTGTTTTATTAATACAGCTAGAGGGGCAATTGTTAAAGAAAATGAGATGATCCAAGTATTAAACCAACGTCAAGATATTACAGCAATATTGGATGTCACAGATCCAGAACCACCAGATCAGAATTCTCTTTTATATTATTTACCAAATATTGTATTAACTCCTCACCTTGCAGGAAGTCAAGGGGCAGAATGTGCAAGAATGGGGTATTACATGTTTTTAGAGTTAGAACGGTATGTGAACAACAGACCCCTACAATGGCAAGTATTTCGTGAAGAATTTCAAAGGCAAGCATAA